In a genomic window of Methylobacter sp. YRD-M1:
- the gshA gene encoding glutamate--cysteine ligase — translation MTHLNNNKLSTRLDHLLEHGQQQLLREGLKGIEKESLRISKDGFIAQTPHPKALGSALTHPYITTDYSEALIELITPPFTDVKDTLAFLHNTHQFVYDNLDNEMLLAASMPCGIDGDESIPIAQYGSSNIGRMKHIYRHGLWHRYGRTMQAIAGIHFNYSVPEALWPVLYALEKPDVSPEQFKADAYFALIRNFQRLGWLILYLFGSSPAICKNFFKSRPALMAGFQEFDPGTLYHPYATSLRMSDIGYKSKNQASLRIDYNSLSGYVASLGKAIATPYPDYEKIGTVVNGQYLQLNSNILQIENEFYSTIRPKQIAESGEKPTLALKRRGVRYVEMRSLDLDVFTPIGIDESKARFIEALLLTCLLKDSPLISEQDLRINNANQLAVAQFGRKPGLELEKGEKKILLQDWAAEILADMQPVCEILDGDDAGKPYSQALKQLQEVVDNPDLTASARILEHMGHQQQQFGCFSLNKSAEHEQYFRQLKLDDKNTALFNELAEQSQAKQKEIESRDQLPFDEFLRQYFAQS, via the coding sequence ATGACTCATTTGAATAATAATAAGCTTTCAACACGCCTCGATCACCTTCTGGAACACGGCCAACAGCAATTGCTCCGTGAGGGCCTTAAAGGCATTGAAAAAGAGAGTCTTCGTATCTCTAAGGACGGTTTTATCGCCCAGACCCCTCACCCGAAAGCGCTGGGCTCCGCTCTGACCCATCCTTATATCACGACGGATTATTCCGAAGCCCTGATTGAATTGATCACGCCGCCGTTCACCGATGTCAAGGACACATTGGCATTTCTGCATAATACGCACCAATTCGTCTACGATAATCTGGACAACGAAATGCTGCTGGCCGCGAGCATGCCTTGCGGCATAGACGGCGATGAAAGCATACCGATTGCGCAATACGGCTCGTCCAATATCGGCCGCATGAAGCACATTTACCGGCACGGTTTATGGCACCGCTACGGCAGGACTATGCAGGCCATTGCCGGCATACACTTCAATTATTCCGTGCCCGAAGCCTTGTGGCCCGTCCTGTACGCACTGGAAAAACCGGATGTCAGTCCGGAACAGTTCAAAGCCGATGCCTATTTCGCATTGATCAGGAATTTTCAGCGTCTGGGCTGGCTGATCCTGTATCTGTTCGGCTCCTCGCCTGCCATCTGCAAGAACTTCTTCAAAAGTCGTCCGGCGCTGATGGCCGGGTTTCAGGAGTTCGATCCGGGCACCCTGTACCATCCTTATGCAACCTCTTTGCGCATGAGCGATATCGGTTATAAAAGCAAAAATCAGGCTAGCCTGCGGATCGACTACAACTCCCTGTCCGGTTATGTCGCCAGCCTGGGCAAGGCCATTGCCACGCCTTATCCGGACTACGAAAAAATCGGCACGGTCGTGAACGGGCAATATCTGCAGCTGAACAGCAATATCCTGCAGATCGAAAACGAGTTCTACAGCACGATCCGGCCTAAACAGATAGCCGAATCCGGCGAAAAGCCGACTCTGGCGCTCAAGCGCCGAGGCGTGCGCTATGTGGAAATGCGCTCGCTTGACCTGGACGTCTTCACCCCTATCGGCATCGATGAAAGCAAAGCCCGTTTCATAGAAGCGCTGCTGCTGACCTGCCTGTTGAAAGACAGCCCCTTGATTTCCGAGCAGGACCTCCGCATCAACAACGCCAATCAGCTGGCCGTCGCGCAATTCGGCAGGAAGCCGGGACTGGAACTTGAAAAGGGGGAAAAGAAAATACTTTTACAGGACTGGGCCGCCGAAATTCTCGCCGACATGCAGCCGGTCTGCGAGATCCTGGACGGCGACGATGCCGGCAAACCCTACAGCCAGGCTCTCAAGCAACTGCAAGAAGTCGTCGACAACCCCGACCTGACCGCATCGGCGCGCATACTGGAGCACATGGGGCATCAGCAACAACAGTTCGGCTGCTTCTCACTGAACAAATCGGCCGAGCATGAACAGTACTTCCGGCAGCTTAAGCTCGATGACAAGAATACGGCTCTGTTTAATGAACTCGCCGAGCAATCGCAGGCCAAACAAAAAGAAATCGAAAGCCGCGATCAACTGCCTTTTGACGAATTTCTAAGACAGTATTTCGCGCAAAGCTGA
- a CDS encoding phosphoadenylyl-sulfate reductase: MTAFNIDTLQTELAQKNPRAILKKALELFDNIAISFSGAEDVVLIDMAVKIRKDIPVFSLDTGRLHPETYRFIEKVRKHYQIDIELLTPDRDVLDRFVKSKGLFSFYEDGHQECCGIRKVEPLKRKLAHLDAWITGQRKDQSPDTRQAIPEVQLDTAFSTPDHVLVKFNPLANWSSAQVWDYIEAWQVPYNELHEKGFISIGCEPCTRPVLPNQHERAGRWWWEAGAKKECGLHAGNLKSKNE, encoded by the coding sequence ATGACTGCATTCAACATCGATACTCTACAAACTGAGCTGGCCCAGAAAAATCCACGCGCCATTCTCAAAAAAGCCCTGGAACTGTTCGACAACATCGCCATTTCCTTCAGCGGCGCCGAAGATGTCGTGCTGATCGACATGGCCGTCAAGATCAGGAAAGACATACCGGTTTTCTCTCTCGATACCGGCCGCCTGCATCCTGAAACCTATCGCTTCATCGAGAAAGTCAGAAAGCATTATCAGATTGACATCGAGCTGCTGACGCCGGACCGGGACGTACTGGACCGTTTCGTCAAAAGCAAGGGCCTGTTCAGCTTCTATGAAGACGGCCACCAGGAATGCTGCGGCATCCGTAAAGTGGAGCCGCTAAAGCGCAAACTGGCGCATCTGGATGCCTGGATCACAGGCCAGCGCAAAGACCAAAGCCCTGATACCCGGCAAGCCATTCCCGAAGTGCAGCTGGATACGGCATTCTCAACGCCTGATCACGTGCTGGTCAAATTCAACCCATTGGCTAACTGGAGTTCGGCACAGGTCTGGGATTACATAGAGGCCTGGCAGGTGCCCTATAATGAGCTGCACGAAAAAGGCTTCATCAGCATAGGCTGCGAGCCCTGCACACGTCCTGTCCTGCCTAATCAGCACGAGAGGGCCGGCCGCTGGTGGTGGGAAGCGGGAGCCAAAAAAGAATGCGGTCTGCATGCCGGCAATTTAAAGAGCAAAAATGAGTAA